One part of the Aurantibacillus circumpalustris genome encodes these proteins:
- a CDS encoding cytochrome-c peroxidase, translating to MFIRKRILKTSLSSLFLVLLFTTCHVVTRLFRSEKSTVVVPEYFPEIPYPADNTYSADRWKLGKLLFHDVNLSRDKSISCSSCHKQEFAFSDTVALSTGFENRPGTRNAPTLGNVAYHPYYIRDGGVATLEMQILVPVQEHNEFNFNILEIAERLQKNKLYTDLSKKAYNRELDYYVITRALANFERSMITSNSRYDRYFYQGKKYALNESEIRGMNLFFSEKLACTKCHVGINFTNYSFENNGIYEKYKDIGRKRLTQKEEDLEKFKVPTLRNIALTAPYMHDGSFSNLEKVIEHYNSGGKTNPRKNNLIKPLDLSAQEKADLIHFLKTLTDEEFIRDKKFK from the coding sequence ATGTTTATTAGAAAAAGAATCTTAAAAACCAGCCTTTCTTCACTTTTTTTGGTTCTTTTATTTACAACCTGCCACGTTGTAACACGCCTGTTTAGGAGTGAAAAATCAACTGTTGTAGTTCCTGAGTATTTCCCTGAGATACCCTACCCAGCAGACAATACATACAGTGCCGACAGGTGGAAATTGGGAAAACTATTATTTCATGATGTAAATCTTTCACGTGATAAAAGCATTAGTTGTAGCTCTTGTCACAAACAAGAGTTTGCATTTAGCGATACGGTTGCTTTAAGTACTGGTTTCGAAAACCGACCCGGAACCCGCAATGCCCCAACACTCGGCAATGTTGCCTACCACCCCTACTACATAAGAGATGGTGGCGTTGCTACACTTGAAATGCAAATTTTAGTTCCAGTACAAGAGCATAACGAGTTTAATTTTAATATTCTTGAAATTGCAGAACGCCTGCAAAAAAATAAATTATACACCGACCTCAGCAAAAAAGCATACAATCGGGAACTTGATTATTATGTAATTACGCGGGCATTGGCTAATTTTGAACGCAGTATGATTACCAGTAACAGTCGATATGACCGCTATTTTTATCAAGGTAAAAAGTATGCATTAAATGAGAGTGAAATACGGGGTATGAATTTATTTTTTAGCGAAAAACTAGCTTGCACAAAGTGCCATGTTGGAATTAATTTCACTAACTACTCTTTTGAGAATAATGGTATTTACGAAAAATACAAAGACATTGGGAGGAAACGTCTCACACAAAAGGAAGAAGATTTAGAAAAATTTAAAGTGCCAACATTACGAAATATTGCCCTCACGGCTCCTTACATGCATGATGGTTCATTTTCCAATTTAGAAAAAGTAATTGAACATTATAATTCTGGAGGAAAAACAAACCCAAGGAAAAATAATCTAATAAAACCACTTGATCTTTCAGCACAAGAAAAAGCGGATTTAATTCATTTTTTAAAAACGCTTACAGATGAAGAATTTATTAGGGATAAAAAATTCAAATAA
- a CDS encoding T9SS type A sorting domain-containing protein, translated as MKRIFLISLVVFASQALDAQVIFNPSNTGVQGSFIAQSICSVTSTDVYAVGGLYTSSWTPQAYKSINKGVSWSSVAFTGINPAHILYNEICSTGTSMILTAQNSSGSSTGIYSSTDGITWTPSGSGILSNFSGFDLLSVSPSELYAVGTLYLPYLPKIYKSTDDGATWVSLPITGVPPSSQNFLNAFCKIGGTFLLATSNSAGNVGSMFSSLDAINWTYSANGIPNDVQIYDLLTTSTNEVLAVGSVYDPSVLGFITQIYRSTDAGANWSSLNYAGLDPYMTDFKSICQSGNKILVGAQIKYMAGSNSIYSTNVSLLTTGVGAYDTDLFSCFPNPTNGVVTLNSGVELSQITVSDISGRTVLKKNIEPTSFSNNSIVIDLSPYGKGLYFLSLQENGSSKTIKIIVE; from the coding sequence ATGAAAAGAATATTTCTCATTTCACTCGTTGTTTTTGCAAGCCAAGCTTTGGACGCACAAGTTATTTTTAACCCATCAAACACTGGCGTGCAAGGTAGTTTCATTGCTCAGTCGATATGCAGTGTAACTTCTACCGATGTTTATGCGGTGGGGGGATTATATACGTCGAGCTGGACGCCACAAGCCTATAAGTCTATCAACAAAGGTGTCAGCTGGAGCAGTGTAGCCTTTACCGGCATTAATCCCGCACATATTCTTTACAACGAAATTTGCTCTACAGGAACCTCTATGATCCTTACTGCTCAGAACAGCTCCGGGAGTAGCACCGGCATTTATTCTTCTACAGATGGCATCACATGGACCCCTTCGGGTTCAGGCATTCTAAGTAATTTTTCTGGTTTCGATCTGCTTTCTGTTTCTCCATCAGAATTGTACGCGGTCGGAACGCTATATCTGCCTTATTTGCCCAAAATATATAAATCAACCGACGATGGTGCAACCTGGGTTAGTTTGCCAATTACCGGGGTACCACCTAGCTCGCAGAATTTTTTAAATGCGTTCTGCAAAATTGGGGGAACTTTTTTGCTCGCTACCTCGAATAGTGCAGGGAACGTTGGCAGCATGTTTTCATCCCTTGATGCTATTAACTGGACGTATTCCGCGAATGGAATTCCGAATGATGTTCAAATCTATGACCTGTTAACGACATCTACCAATGAAGTTCTTGCCGTGGGTAGTGTATATGATCCCAGCGTTTTGGGTTTTATAACTCAAATATACAGGTCTACTGATGCTGGTGCGAACTGGAGCAGTTTGAACTACGCTGGCCTAGATCCCTATATGACAGATTTCAAATCAATTTGTCAGTCTGGCAATAAAATTTTAGTGGGGGCCCAGATAAAATATATGGCAGGTTCTAATAGTATTTACTCGACTAATGTAAGTTTGTTAACGACTGGTGTGGGCGCTTATGACACTGATCTTTTTTCTTGTTTTCCGAATCCTACCAATGGTGTGGTAACACTAAACTCTGGGGTAGAATTAAGCCAAATCACTGTATCAGATATCTCTGGAAGAACGGTCTTAAAGAAGAACATAGAACCAACATCCTTTAGCAATAATAGCATCGTCATTGATCTGAGCCCATATGGCAAAGGATTGTATTTTTTATCGTTGCAAGAAAACGGTAGTTCAAAGACTATTAAAATAATTGTGGAGTAA
- a CDS encoding DoxX family protein, protein MTAIKTTKIIYWTSTVIIFLFEGVAPALTSHTEVAVEGIRHLGYPDYFRVLLTVFKVLGALALILPMVKGRVKEWAYAGFGVVMISACVSHTAVDGFGGQSIFPLIIFVILITSYLQYHKLIDKHTD, encoded by the coding sequence ATGACAGCAATTAAAACAACAAAAATCATTTATTGGACAAGCACCGTAATTATTTTTCTTTTTGAAGGAGTGGCGCCAGCACTTACCTCTCATACAGAAGTAGCCGTTGAGGGAATCCGGCATTTGGGTTATCCTGATTATTTTAGGGTATTACTTACCGTATTTAAAGTGCTAGGAGCTCTTGCGCTTATTCTTCCAATGGTAAAAGGGCGCGTTAAAGAATGGGCTTATGCTGGTTTCGGAGTTGTCATGATCTCAGCCTGTGTCAGTCATACTGCTGTTGACGGGTTTGGCGGACAGTCTATATTTCCGCTAATTATCTTTGTTATCTTAATTACATCTTACTTGCAGTACCATAAATTAATTGACAAGCATACTGATTAA
- a CDS encoding DUF6691 family protein, producing MQNIKYLIVGVVFGTVFVKAEILSWFRIQEMFQMQSFFMYGAMTTAVSVGILSVWLIKRFKLKTINGEPITFENKKFSKGQIYGGLVFGIGWAITGSCPTSLFVQIGSGFLAITLTFLSALAGTWVYGRFKEKLPH from the coding sequence ATGCAAAACATCAAGTATCTAATCGTTGGGGTTGTTTTTGGAACCGTATTTGTGAAAGCCGAAATTCTCAGTTGGTTCCGTATCCAAGAAATGTTCCAAATGCAGTCTTTTTTTATGTACGGGGCAATGACAACCGCAGTGAGCGTGGGAATACTCTCTGTTTGGCTTATTAAACGTTTTAAACTAAAAACAATTAATGGTGAGCCAATTACTTTTGAAAATAAAAAATTTAGTAAAGGCCAGATTTACGGTGGACTCGTTTTCGGAATCGGCTGGGCTATTACCGGCTCTTGCCCTACGTCGTTATTTGTTCAAATCGGAAGTGGTTTTCTGGCAATTACTCTCACGTTCTTAAGCGCTCTGGCAGGCACCTGGGTGTATGGCCGTTTCAAAGAAAAATTGCCCCACTAA
- a CDS encoding heavy-metal-associated domain-containing protein translates to MEILKFKTTINCSGCLAKVTPFLNDENAIEKWDVNIDTPEKTLTVETNEADGDKIIEAVKKAGFQIEKMSGR, encoded by the coding sequence ATGGAAATTCTAAAATTTAAAACAACAATTAATTGCAGTGGCTGTCTGGCGAAAGTAACACCTTTTTTAAACGACGAAAACGCAATTGAAAAATGGGACGTAAATATTGATACGCCAGAAAAAACTCTTACGGTAGAAACAAATGAAGCAGATGGAGATAAAATAATTGAAGCGGTTAAAAAGGCTGGCTTTCAAATTGAAAAAATGAGTGGGCGTTAA
- a CDS encoding cytochrome-c peroxidase — translation MKTKLTLVTFLILFVAFNSCKKDPEVPKPEVLNPDEHEHVHHDTTPSSITTGAFPIPNLANDNKLTVEGVLLGRMLFYEKSLSQDNSISCSSCHNQSNGFSDSAKFSLGVNGSRGKRQAMAVFNMAWNSNGFFWDGRARLLRDQSLMPIQDPLEMHETLPSVIAKLQTKHVYEHQFIKAFGSEEITSEKISLALEQFMNSIVSTNSKFDQSLAGTFTLTDSEERGRKLFFGEYNKYFPESSGAECSHCHANITFENDLYMDNGLDSDASLTDIGREKVTQKTSDRGKFKVPSLRNVAITAPYMHDGRFKTLEEVVDHYNTGLVASSHIDPALENTRGTGLMLDAQEKADLINFLKTLTDETFRTNPAYGNPF, via the coding sequence ATGAAGACTAAACTAACACTCGTTACCTTTCTTATTCTATTTGTTGCATTTAATAGTTGCAAAAAAGATCCTGAAGTGCCTAAACCTGAAGTTCTTAATCCTGATGAGCACGAACACGTTCACCACGATACAACGCCGTCTTCTATAACTACTGGTGCCTTTCCAATACCGAATCTTGCAAATGACAACAAACTAACGGTTGAAGGTGTGTTGCTTGGTAGAATGTTATTTTATGAAAAGTCTCTATCCCAAGATAACTCCATAAGCTGTTCCTCTTGTCATAATCAATCAAATGGCTTTAGTGATTCGGCAAAGTTTTCGCTTGGAGTTAATGGCTCGAGAGGAAAAAGGCAAGCAATGGCAGTTTTTAATATGGCTTGGAATAGTAACGGATTTTTTTGGGACGGAAGGGCGCGTTTATTAAGAGATCAATCACTTATGCCTATTCAAGATCCATTAGAGATGCATGAGACTTTACCTTCAGTAATTGCAAAATTACAAACCAAACATGTATACGAACATCAATTTATAAAAGCCTTTGGATCGGAGGAAATAACTTCTGAAAAAATCTCTTTGGCTTTGGAACAGTTTATGAATTCTATTGTATCTACCAACTCTAAATTTGACCAATCGCTTGCAGGAACATTTACTCTTACTGATAGCGAAGAAAGAGGTCGCAAGTTGTTTTTTGGAGAATACAACAAATATTTTCCAGAATCGTCAGGAGCGGAATGTTCTCATTGTCATGCCAACATAACTTTTGAAAACGATTTATATATGGATAACGGTTTAGACAGTGACGCATCTCTGACTGACATTGGCAGAGAAAAAGTAACCCAAAAAACTTCCGACAGAGGTAAATTTAAAGTGCCCAGTTTAAGAAACGTTGCCATTACTGCACCTTACATGCACGACGGCAGATTTAAAACTCTTGAAGAAGTGGTAGATCATTATAATACGGGACTTGTCGCTTCTTCGCACATAGATCCAGCACTTGAAAATACCAGAGGAACAGGGTTAATGTTAGATGCGCAAGAGAAGGCTGATTTGATAAATTTCTTAAAAACGCTCACTGACGAAACTTTTAGAACAAATCCGGCTTATGGGAATCCGTTTTAG
- a CDS encoding class I SAM-dependent methyltransferase, with amino-acid sequence MEKQLKKISEQQKESWNKFSPGWEKWDELFMSFLKPMGNEMIGQLQLKEHDVVLDIAAGTGEPGLSIAQKLSNGSVIITDLSENMLEIAIRNAKRRGIINIKTYACDVSKLPFADNSFDAISCRLGFMFFPDMILAAKEMLRVLKPGGRISASVWNIPAKNFWITAMMGPISKYLNLPPAPEGAPGIFRCSKEGLMEDLFIQAGFKNITLKEIEQQLDCKTTDVYWNIMTEVAAPVVEGLGKADTWMAEKIKTEVFQVVNQKYPQGNILMDSSALLIYGEK; translated from the coding sequence ATGGAAAAACAACTGAAAAAAATCAGCGAACAACAGAAAGAATCCTGGAATAAATTTTCCCCCGGATGGGAAAAGTGGGATGAACTGTTTATGTCATTTTTAAAACCAATGGGGAATGAAATGATTGGCCAACTCCAACTCAAAGAACATGACGTGGTATTGGATATCGCGGCAGGAACAGGGGAGCCGGGCCTAAGCATTGCTCAAAAATTGAGTAATGGAAGCGTGATCATTACGGACCTATCCGAGAACATGCTTGAGATTGCCATAAGAAATGCAAAAAGAAGAGGGATAATAAACATCAAGACCTATGCGTGCGATGTTTCAAAATTGCCCTTCGCCGATAACTCCTTTGACGCGATCAGCTGCCGCCTTGGATTTATGTTTTTCCCTGACATGATACTGGCGGCTAAAGAAATGCTGCGTGTTCTTAAACCTGGGGGGCGAATCTCAGCATCTGTATGGAATATTCCTGCGAAGAATTTCTGGATTACCGCTATGATGGGTCCCATTAGTAAGTACCTAAATTTACCGCCAGCACCAGAAGGTGCTCCCGGAATATTCAGATGCTCTAAGGAAGGTTTAATGGAGGATCTCTTTATCCAGGCTGGATTTAAAAATATAACTCTGAAAGAAATTGAACAACAACTCGATTGCAAAACTACCGATGTGTACTGGAACATCATGACCGAAGTGGCAGCTCCCGTTGTCGAGGGGCTCGGCAAAGCTGATACCTGGATGGCAGAGAAAATAAAAACGGAAGTTTTCCAGGTCGTGAATCAAAAATATCCGCAGGGAAATATCCTGATGGATTCCAGCGCTTTGCTAATTTACGGCGAAAAATAA
- a CDS encoding ArsR/SmtB family transcription factor: MTGKLDLKKIERISKALGDPFRLKMMDMIKKQKKGCQCTAIVETLDLAQSTISHHIKQLVDADLLIAEKDGRNASYQINKEILGAYIKFLAQYES; the protein is encoded by the coding sequence ATGACCGGGAAGTTAGATTTAAAGAAGATTGAAAGAATTTCGAAAGCTTTAGGAGATCCATTTCGCTTAAAAATGATGGACATGATTAAGAAGCAAAAAAAGGGTTGTCAGTGCACCGCCATTGTTGAAACATTGGACCTTGCGCAATCAACTATATCCCATCACATTAAACAATTAGTGGATGCAGATCTTTTAATTGCTGAAAAAGATGGCCGTAATGCAAGCTATCAAATAAATAAAGAAATTTTGGGCGCCTACATTAAATTTCTGGCTCAGTACGAAAGTTAA
- a CDS encoding T9SS type A sorting domain-containing protein, whose product MRVIYSFLLSICLGITVFAQQTVKLNINHKLNSQPFLTTLTATNNLGNTFKTNRLEYYISKITIIHDGAQTTNATGVYALVNAASLTSIDLGSYTTITNVEGITFGIGVNTPENNQDPALWPSTHPLSPKNPSMHWGWASGYFFIAMGGGAGASTNNPYELHALGNINYHTQTVTVSSTLIGGEKIISLDANYEEALKNINVNNGLVLHGETDECVTICNNFRDYVFAAAQTTMNTVGIKENSVAKNNVVLYPNPNTNGVFHFNSFESLNTTTHLKIIDVSGRIILEKSVSELGRNQIELKNKGVYFVSLLNQNEIIVTQKVIVL is encoded by the coding sequence ATGAGAGTAATTTACAGTTTCTTACTTAGTATTTGTTTAGGCATTACAGTTTTTGCTCAACAAACAGTTAAACTAAACATCAATCATAAACTTAATTCTCAGCCGTTTTTAACAACGCTTACGGCTACTAATAACCTTGGCAATACATTTAAAACGAATCGTTTGGAGTACTATATATCCAAAATCACTATCATTCATGATGGCGCCCAAACAACGAATGCTACAGGTGTTTATGCGCTTGTTAACGCTGCGAGCTTAACATCAATAGACCTCGGTTCGTATACTACGATTACGAACGTAGAAGGAATTACTTTTGGAATAGGTGTTAACACCCCTGAAAATAATCAAGATCCAGCTTTATGGCCTTCGACTCATCCTCTATCACCCAAAAATCCATCTATGCATTGGGGTTGGGCCTCTGGTTACTTTTTTATAGCTATGGGTGGCGGTGCAGGTGCTTCTACAAATAACCCATACGAATTGCATGCTTTGGGAAATATTAATTATCATACACAAACAGTAACAGTAAGCAGTACTTTAATAGGCGGAGAAAAAATCATAAGCCTTGATGCAAACTATGAAGAAGCTCTTAAAAACATTAATGTGAATAATGGCTTAGTATTGCATGGGGAAACAGATGAATGCGTTACTATTTGTAATAACTTCAGAGATTATGTATTTGCGGCGGCGCAAACTACTATGAACACCGTTGGCATTAAAGAAAATTCTGTTGCAAAAAACAACGTGGTACTTTATCCAAATCCAAACACAAACGGTGTCTTTCATTTTAATAGTTTTGAATCACTAAACACGACTACACATTTGAAAATTATAGATGTAAGCGGGCGAATCATTCTTGAAAAATCAGTTTCTGAACTTGGAAGAAATCAAATTGAATTAAAAAACAAAGGTGTTTATTTTGTTTCACTTCTAAATCAGAATGAGATTATAGTAACACAAAAAGTGATCGTTCTTTAA
- a CDS encoding YeeE/YedE family protein yields MIEIIKQPWNWAVAGILSGLIVPALLLLGNKKLGVSSTFRDVCAMCVPSDVPFFNYDWKKGIWNMFFAMGLLLGGFLATQFLSYPHNIEVAEDTRTLLSTYGIDDFSQMMPSQLFGFENLFTFKGFIFFILGGFLVGFGTRYAGGCTSGHIIMGLSNLQIPSLIATCFFMIGGVFSANVLLPLIFKFL; encoded by the coding sequence ATGATAGAAATAATAAAACAACCATGGAATTGGGCCGTAGCAGGGATTTTAAGCGGTTTGATTGTTCCGGCATTGCTTTTGCTAGGCAATAAAAAACTTGGCGTATCATCCACGTTCCGTGACGTTTGCGCAATGTGCGTTCCGTCAGATGTTCCTTTCTTTAATTACGATTGGAAAAAAGGAATCTGGAATATGTTTTTTGCCATGGGACTTTTGCTTGGAGGTTTTCTTGCCACACAATTTTTATCTTATCCTCATAATATTGAAGTAGCTGAAGACACAAGGACTTTATTATCCACTTACGGGATAGATGATTTCAGTCAAATGATGCCATCACAACTATTTGGATTCGAAAATTTATTCACGTTCAAAGGTTTTATCTTTTTCATATTAGGGGGATTTTTGGTTGGCTTTGGAACCAGGTACGCAGGTGGTTGCACTAGCGGGCATATTATTATGGGCTTATCGAACCTGCAAATACCGTCTCTTATTGCAACATGCTTTTTCATGATTGGAGGAGTTTTTTCAGCAAATGTTTTATTGCCCCTTATTTTTAAATTTTTATAA
- a CDS encoding PP2C family protein-serine/threonine phosphatase translates to MENIQTLGSQNSAGISKITSAVKNIIGEFHHSDDSEDAKLKKSTLLFMSFLFAITGMIWGVVYFFNGIYGPATIPFFYGILSLASAYVFIMTKRYNFFRFSQIFLILILPLCLQITLGGFVASGSVILWAILSPIGALVFYEVKHSLIWFVVYLTIVIFAFEINSVAEKTFEANISESFTDVFIFQNIIGISVLIYVLLYYFVSKQAELKKVISTRNLEITQSIAYARRIQEAKLPKKEEIYRSLPNCFVLYKPKAVVSGDFYFFHKTEHSVFIAAADSTGHGVPGALMSMIGSEKLETAVLQSADTAEILQLLNRGIKTSLKQSEIVESTSDGMDIALCSIDVANRIVKFSGANRPLWIIRTGQNNVEEIKATKKAIGGFTQDDEQFSSYEIEMKQGDTFYIFSDGYADTFGGKEGKKLKKKAFKEILLSIRDRSMLEQEHLLDDFIENWKDETEQTDDILVIGVRL, encoded by the coding sequence GTGGAAAACATACAAACTCTGGGAAGTCAAAATTCTGCCGGTATAAGTAAAATAACCTCAGCAGTCAAAAATATCATTGGTGAGTTTCATCACTCAGACGATTCGGAGGATGCGAAACTTAAAAAGTCGACACTTCTTTTCATGTCATTCCTGTTTGCTATTACGGGAATGATATGGGGCGTGGTCTATTTTTTTAATGGAATTTATGGCCCGGCAACGATACCTTTTTTTTATGGAATCCTATCACTGGCGAGTGCGTATGTTTTTATTATGACCAAGCGTTATAATTTTTTTCGTTTCAGTCAGATCTTCCTAATTCTTATTCTCCCACTGTGCTTACAAATTACTCTTGGGGGCTTCGTTGCATCTGGTTCGGTGATTCTTTGGGCAATTCTCTCGCCCATCGGAGCTCTGGTATTTTATGAGGTAAAGCATTCGTTGATTTGGTTTGTAGTCTATTTGACAATCGTAATCTTTGCTTTTGAAATAAACAGCGTCGCCGAAAAAACATTCGAAGCTAATATTTCAGAAAGCTTTACCGACGTTTTTATTTTCCAGAACATTATCGGAATCTCTGTATTGATCTATGTTCTGCTTTATTATTTTGTGAGTAAACAAGCTGAGCTGAAGAAAGTTATTTCGACAAGGAATTTAGAAATTACGCAATCTATAGCCTACGCCAGGCGAATTCAGGAAGCCAAGCTGCCTAAGAAAGAAGAAATTTATCGTTCTTTACCCAATTGTTTTGTTCTTTACAAACCTAAAGCCGTTGTAAGTGGTGATTTTTATTTCTTTCACAAAACGGAACACTCCGTTTTCATTGCAGCAGCTGATTCCACTGGACATGGTGTACCGGGAGCTTTAATGAGCATGATTGGTTCCGAAAAATTGGAGACCGCTGTTCTACAAAGTGCTGACACGGCAGAGATTTTGCAATTACTTAACCGTGGAATCAAAACTTCACTTAAACAATCCGAAATTGTCGAATCTACCAGCGATGGTATGGACATTGCACTTTGTTCCATTGATGTCGCTAATCGAATTGTAAAATTTTCCGGCGCGAACAGGCCCTTATGGATCATCCGCACTGGACAAAATAATGTCGAAGAAATTAAAGCAACTAAAAAAGCAATTGGAGGATTTACACAAGATGATGAACAGTTCAGTAGCTATGAAATTGAAATGAAGCAAGGAGATACGTTTTATATATTTTCTGATGGCTATGCCGACACTTTCGGAGGAAAAGAAGGAAAGAAATTAAAAAAAAAAGCCTTTAAAGAAATTTTATTAAGCATTCGGGATAGATCTATGCTGGAACAGGAGCATTTGCTTGATGATTTTATAGAAAACTGGAAAGATGAAACCGAACAGACTGACGATATTTTAGTGATTGGCGTGAGGCTATGA
- a CDS encoding AraC family transcriptional regulator — translation MINFHDFIISNSSFKKLLLNNLEFVQYDCPINIDVLPVWTQHDYIVHVISGEKKWQTEHGTTIASAGQTFYIKKGAHIIHQYYKEKFCLLLFFVKDEFKNLLQMDYSKLSPSLEKENKPVILYEIKDDPWIKNYFQSILSYFLADMSPSSSLLEIKFREFMHVLAQNKDNHAILRHLISEGGNDELKFREIMTSNYMYNLGLEDYANLCSKSLSSFKRTFEKMFGTTPGKWLLESRLQRAASLLTHSDLSITQVAFESGFEDLSHFSRSFKIRFKIAPLKYRQSP, via the coding sequence ATGATTAATTTTCACGATTTCATAATCAGTAATTCTTCTTTTAAGAAGTTATTATTAAACAATCTGGAGTTTGTTCAGTACGACTGTCCTATTAACATTGACGTTTTACCTGTGTGGACGCAGCATGATTATATCGTACACGTCATCAGCGGGGAAAAAAAATGGCAGACAGAACATGGAACAACAATAGCTAGTGCGGGACAGACATTCTATATTAAAAAAGGAGCCCACATAATACATCAATACTACAAAGAGAAATTCTGCCTTCTTCTTTTCTTTGTTAAAGATGAGTTTAAAAATTTATTACAAATGGATTACTCCAAGCTAAGCCCGAGCTTAGAAAAGGAAAACAAGCCTGTTATTTTGTATGAAATTAAAGATGACCCCTGGATAAAGAACTATTTTCAATCCATACTAAGTTATTTTTTAGCAGATATGTCTCCGTCCTCTTCCTTGCTCGAAATTAAGTTTCGTGAATTTATGCATGTATTGGCTCAGAACAAAGATAACCATGCCATTCTCAGACATCTTATTTCAGAAGGAGGAAACGACGAATTAAAATTCCGGGAAATAATGACGTCCAACTATATGTATAATCTGGGCCTTGAGGATTATGCAAACCTGTGTTCTAAGAGCTTGTCTTCCTTTAAACGCACTTTTGAAAAGATGTTTGGAACCACGCCAGGAAAATGGTTGTTGGAATCAAGGCTGCAAAGAGCGGCTTCATTATTAACTCACTCAGATTTAAGTATAACTCAGGTAGCCTTTGAAAGCGGCTTTGAAGACCTGTCACATTTCAGCCGGAGCTTTAAAATACGTTTTAAAATAGCGCCTTTAAAATACAGGCAAAGCCCCTAA
- a CDS encoding DinB family protein, with protein MNKQTNAAEGNHSDQIIKQIVAIWASRNKAFSDFFNKYPNEEYLKSIAPGKNRSVYLLGHLIAVNDGMIPLFGLGERLFPELEDFVSKPDNTFEIEVTMNELKSKWEKLNVTLSDFFNKMTTADWMDRHTTVSVEEFSKEPHRNKLNVLLGRTNHQSYHLGQLNFLVAKEAIHHN; from the coding sequence ATGAACAAGCAAACAAACGCTGCAGAAGGAAATCACAGCGATCAAATTATAAAACAGATTGTTGCTATTTGGGCTTCAAGAAATAAAGCATTTAGCGATTTCTTTAACAAATATCCTAACGAAGAATATTTGAAATCAATAGCGCCAGGCAAGAACAGATCTGTTTACCTTCTAGGACACTTAATTGCAGTGAATGATGGGATGATTCCCCTGTTCGGACTTGGTGAAAGACTATTTCCGGAATTGGAAGACTTTGTAAGTAAACCAGATAATACTTTTGAAATAGAAGTTACCATGAATGAGTTAAAATCAAAATGGGAAAAACTAAATGTAACGCTAAGTGATTTTTTCAACAAGATGACTACTGCTGATTGGATGGATAGACATACTACTGTTTCTGTTGAGGAATTTTCAAAAGAACCGCATCGCAACAAATTAAATGTTTTGCTTGGAAGAACGAATCACCAAAGCTATCATCTGGGTCAGTTAAATTTTTTAGTTGCAAAAGAAGCTATTCACCATAACTAA